Part of the Eshraghiella crossota genome is shown below.
ACCTTTCTTTTTCCAAGAACCGGCATGTAATTCATATATGTTAAGAGGACCGTTAATACATGAAGTCCTGTTCTTAATCCATGCACTGTCCCTGAATTTGTATGAGGAAAGATTTCTTATAATTGATTTATGGTCAGGTCTTAATTCCATACCAAAACCATAAGGGTCACAGTGGTCGGTATATTGGCTTCCGTGATGGTAAATTCTGTATTCATAGGTGTCACCGCAGGCTGCATCAGCAACCTTTACTTCATAGAAATTGCCGTCGGAAATGCAGTTCATAGGGATTTCCCTGCCTTTATGAAGAAGAACCACACCTGAAGCAGATGGAGCGAATGTTCTGAAAACTACACCGTCATCCTCCACATGGGCGCCCAGCCATTCGTGGGCATCAAATATTTTTCCTGTATAAAAACCATAATTGTCCATATTGTTTACCTCTTGACTTATTCTGTATTTCTGTTATAAAGATAATAGACACCAGTCTAAAAAACAACGTGCTATTTTTAAAATTAGTCAATTAATAGACGCATAGAGGAAAAAGGATAATAAAATGGATTTAAGAATGAAAAAAACTTTGGCTGCAATCCGTAATGCATTTATTGAATTAAGGTCACATAAGCCTCTTGAAAAGATTACAATAAAGGAACTGACTGAAAAAGCAGAAATCAGCAAGGCAACATTTTACCTCCATTATCAGGATGTATATGATCTGTCATCATCAATCCAGGAGGAAATAATTGATGAAGTATTTTCCAATATAGAGAATCCTGAAACAATTCTTTCCGATACGGAAGGTTTTACAAGAACACTCTTTTATGCTACGTCTGCGTCTAAAGCACTGATTGATATTGTGTTTGCAGACAATCAGGCAATTGTACTTCCTGAAAAAATTGAGGAGAAGATTAAAAAAAGTATTTTTACCATTCATCCGGAATTTAAAGATGATATAAGGCTTAATATATCTATTACATTCAGGGTGCAGGGGGCCTATAACGTGTATAGAAAATATTACGGAATTTATGAACAGGAGGAGATTATTAACAATCTATGTGTGATATTTAATTAAATAATAACCGAGCTTGATTTATTATTTATTAAATGATATAGTATGCAAGGATGGTATTCGGAAAGAAGCTGTACCTGATTAATTTTGACCCATATGCTTTTATTGCTTACATTGTTTTTACAAGTAGGACTTTAACGGAGGAATGCGTATGAGAATAGGATTTATTGGCGCAGGGAAAGTAGGATTTACCCTGGGAAAATATTTTGCCGTCAACGGACTTGATGTTGCAGGATATTACAGCCGCAATTATAAATCGGCTGAGGAAGCCGCTGCATTTACCTGTTCAGAAGCGTTTGATTCAATTACACGGCTGGCAGGCATATGCGATATTATTTTTTTGACCGTTACTGATGGAAACATCAGAGAAGTAGCGGAGAGTTTAAAAAGGGCAGGTATATCGGACAGGATAATCTGTCATTGTAGTGGGGCACTATCATCAGAAATCTTTTCGGACATAACCGGATGTACCGGT
Proteins encoded:
- a CDS encoding TetR/AcrR family transcriptional regulator; this encodes MKKTLAAIRNAFIELRSHKPLEKITIKELTEKAEISKATFYLHYQDVYDLSSSIQEEIIDEVFSNIENPETILSDTEGFTRTLFYATSASKALIDIVFADNQAIVLPEKIEEKIKKSIFTIHPEFKDDIRLNISITFRVQGAYNVYRKYYGIYEQEEIINNLCVIFN